In one Bufo gargarizans isolate SCDJY-AF-19 chromosome 11, ASM1485885v1, whole genome shotgun sequence genomic region, the following are encoded:
- the EVX2 gene encoding LOW QUALITY PROTEIN: homeobox even-skipped homolog protein 2 (The sequence of the model RefSeq protein was modified relative to this genomic sequence to represent the inferred CDS: inserted 1 base in 1 codon), which translates to MGHFDQSFHRFGILQFLRKEKIIFXRRWQAACELAPAAGTSLSSLQHQACFLLSLFSLLTKAEMMERIRKEMILMERGLHSPTTGKRLSNLSDSAGNAMLEALENAHHNARLSPRLTSSSMHGSIGDIPSKGKFEIDTLFSISHPNSESNNNNGSDLPGSDRGKKIHHYSDVASEADMSSDVEVGCSALRSPNSLSGTQLKDSISKESGSVASTTSSSASSGLGSLGSCNNPVGSSSSAADQVRRYRTAFTREQIARLEKEFYRENYVSRPRRCELAAALNLPETTIKVWFQNRRMKDKRQRLAMSWPHPADPSFYTYMMTHAAATGSLPYPFHSHVPLHYYPHVGVTAAAAAAAASGAAAAAASPFATSIRPLDTFRALSHPYSRPELLCSFRHPGLYQSPAGLNSTAAAAAAAAAAAAASAPGSTPCSCLSCHSNQTASALGAASRGSDFSCTAASQRSESSFLPYSAAVLSKTSVTPPDQREDTPLTR; encoded by the exons ATGGGTCATTTTGACCAGTCATTCCATCGCTTTGGCATCCTACAATTTTTACGCAAGGAGAAGATCATAT AGAGGCGCTGGCAGGCTGCATGTGAATTGGCCCCTGCTGCAGGCACATCATTATCATCACTACAGCACCAAGCCTGCTTTCTACTCTCACTGTTTTCCCTCCTCACAAAAGCTGAGATGATGGAAAGGATAAGAAAAGAGATGATTCTTATGGAAAGAGGTCTACACAGCCCAACCACAGGCAAGAGGCTTTCCAATCTGTCCGACTCAGCTGGGAATGCAATGTTGGAGGCCTTGGAAAATGCTCATCATAACGCTCGCCTGAGTCCCAGGCTAACTTCTTCCTCTATGCATGGATCTATAGGGGATATACCCAGCAAAGGAAAATTTGAGATAGACACTTTGTTCAGCATCTCTCACCCCAACAGTGAATCTAATAACAACAACGGATCAGACCTCCCTGGATCTGACAGAGGCAAGAAGATACACCACTATTCAGACGTGGCTTCAGAGGCAGATATGAGCAGTGATGTAGAGGTGGGGTGCTCAGCCCTGCGATCCCCCAACAGCTTGAGTGGTACCCAGCTGAAGGACAGCATCAGCAAAG AAAGTGGATCAGTGGCCAGCACCACCAGTTCTTCCGCCAGTTCTGGATTAGGCAGCCTGGGCAGCTGTAACAACCCCGTGGGGAGCTCCAGCTCTGCAGCTGACCAGGTGCGGAGATACAGGACAGCATTCACCCGGGAACAGATAGCAAGGCTGGAGAAAGAGTTCTACAGGGAGAATTATGTGTCTCGGCCCCGGAGATGTGAGCTGGCGGCTGCCCTCAACCTCCCAGAGACTACTATTAAG GTCTGGTTCCAGAACCGGCGGATGAAGGACAAGAGGCAGCGCCTGGCTATGTCTTGGCCTCACCCTGCGGATCCTAGCTTCTACACCTACATGATGACCCACGCTGCGGCCACAGGAAGCCTTCCTTACCCTTTCCATTCCCATGTGCCTCTGCATTACTATCCCCATGTCGGGGTGACGGCAGCCGCCGCCGCCGCAGCGGCTTCTGGGGCTGCAGCAGCTGCGGCTTCCCCCTTTGCTACGTCCATCCGCCCTCTGGACACTTTCCGTGCCCTCTCTCATCCTTACTCCAGACCAGAACTGCTTTGCAGCTTCAGACATCCGGGTCTCTACCAGTCCCCAGCCGGCCTCAATAGCACCGCTGCTGCTGCGGCCGCCGCTGCCGCAGCTGCAGCGGCTTCAGCCCCCGGATCAACTCCTTGCTCTTGTCTCAGTTGTCACAGTAACCAGACGGCGTCAGCACTGGGCGCAGCCAGCAGGGGCTCGGATTTCAGTTGCACTGCTGCTTCCCAGAGGTCGGAGAGCAGCTTCCTTCCGTATTCTGCAGCAGTGCTCAGCAAAACTTCTGTTACCCCACCGGACCAAAGAGAGGACACCCCTCTGACCAGATAA